In a genomic window of Maricaulis maris MCS10:
- a CDS encoding AAA family ATPase, producing the protein MRLTRIEIENFKGIGKRQVIDLAPITLLFGPNSAGKSTVLQALHYVREILERQNPDPDETIAGGLIDLGGFTSLVHRHELDRAIQIKLVGSLNEGEVNEYLELNTGEFLIDDRFAALPIRYLIGENSDLKDRGVVETVAVEFSVSWSDAHDAPYVDRISFEMDGERTLSIESKPDRGRAILTGFNFKHPLFQQFIDLDDELDEEELDGLASDPSEAPEDPFSSPLGSEVWELSADLSMETSPLAGSEFRVAAWTPFGALPDLDRDLDIALTEVDESEVQDKHSSGAAVQRLTKSAQEEVKRELIGEARRRDALEETLDELVRGPLRILRAHLKATRYVGPLRDIPSRSFSPKASPDEGRWASGLAAWDRLAQPGSERLLRETNAWLADSDRLNIGCQVERLHYREVPVPGAISALFERGLTEDDLGLLQELYQDLAVRTELSLRDLKAGVVVAPADVGVGVSQLVPVVVACLDDYESILAIEQPELHIHPAVQVGLGDLFISAAANADLDTGSTTLLVETHSEHLMLRLLRRIREASEGDIPPCGHSLRPEELSVIYVEATDEAVRFKRLRIDSDGEFIDRWPKGFFEERAEELF; encoded by the coding sequence ATGCGACTGACACGAATAGAGATCGAAAACTTCAAGGGCATCGGCAAACGCCAGGTGATCGACCTCGCGCCCATCACGCTCCTGTTCGGGCCGAACAGCGCCGGCAAGAGTACCGTCCTGCAGGCGCTTCATTACGTCCGGGAGATATTGGAGCGCCAGAACCCGGACCCGGATGAAACCATCGCGGGCGGGCTCATTGACCTAGGAGGGTTCACTTCGCTCGTGCACCGGCATGAGCTGGACCGGGCGATACAGATCAAGCTGGTGGGCTCGCTCAACGAAGGTGAGGTCAACGAGTACCTGGAACTAAACACCGGCGAGTTTCTCATTGATGATCGCTTCGCCGCCCTGCCTATTCGATACCTGATCGGCGAAAATTCGGACCTTAAGGATCGCGGCGTTGTTGAGACCGTCGCCGTCGAGTTCAGTGTCAGTTGGAGTGACGCGCACGACGCTCCCTACGTTGACCGCATCAGCTTTGAGATGGACGGTGAGCGCACCCTATCGATTGAAAGCAAGCCGGATCGAGGTCGCGCTATTCTCACCGGTTTTAACTTCAAACACCCTCTGTTCCAGCAGTTCATCGACCTGGATGATGAACTCGACGAAGAGGAGCTTGATGGGCTCGCCTCGGATCCAAGTGAGGCACCTGAGGACCCATTCTCATCCCCACTGGGAAGCGAGGTCTGGGAGCTTTCAGCCGACCTCTCGATGGAAACATCGCCACTCGCGGGCAGTGAATTCCGCGTCGCAGCCTGGACCCCCTTTGGTGCGCTTCCGGATTTGGATCGAGATTTGGACATCGCGCTTACGGAGGTGGATGAGAGCGAGGTACAGGATAAGCACTCAAGCGGCGCTGCGGTGCAACGTTTGACCAAGTCCGCCCAGGAAGAAGTGAAGCGCGAGCTAATCGGAGAGGCCCGCCGCCGAGACGCGCTCGAAGAAACGCTCGATGAGCTAGTTCGAGGGCCGTTGCGGATTTTAAGGGCACATCTTAAGGCGACGAGGTATGTGGGGCCGCTTCGGGACATCCCTTCACGTTCGTTCTCGCCAAAAGCCTCACCCGATGAAGGCCGGTGGGCTTCGGGATTGGCCGCTTGGGATCGCTTGGCACAACCAGGCTCGGAACGGTTGCTGCGCGAAACAAATGCTTGGTTGGCAGACAGTGATCGGTTGAACATTGGCTGTCAGGTCGAGCGTTTGCACTATCGGGAAGTGCCGGTTCCAGGGGCTATATCCGCGTTGTTTGAGCGCGGGTTGACCGAAGATGATCTGGGTCTTCTTCAGGAGCTCTACCAGGATCTCGCGGTTCGTACCGAATTGTCGCTTCGCGATCTGAAGGCGGGTGTTGTGGTCGCGCCTGCGGACGTTGGGGTGGGGGTGTCTCAACTCGTGCCGGTCGTTGTCGCGTGCCTCGATGACTATGAAAGCATCCTGGCTATCGAACAGCCTGAGCTTCACATTCATCCGGCCGTGCAGGTTGGGTTGGGTGACCTCTTCATTTCTGCTGCAGCCAATGCTGATCTCGATACGGGCAGCACAACTCTACTCGTCGAAACGCACAGCGAGCATCTGATGTTGCGCCTCCTGCGGCGCATTCGAGAGGCCTCGGAGGGCGACATTCCTCCATGTGGTCACTCACTGCGGCCTGAGGAACTGTCCGTCATCTACGTAGAGGCGACAGATGAGGCGGTACGTTTCAAGCGTCTGCGGATCGATAGCGATGGGGAATTCATAGATCGCTGGCCCAAAGGCTTCTTTGAAGAACGGGCGGAGGAGCTTTTCTGA